In Corynebacterium ulcerans, one genomic interval encodes:
- a CDS encoding metallophosphoesterase family protein produces the protein MTVTFLHTSDLQIGMIRWFLDSDAQARFDDARINAITRLGAIAEEMNCEFIVMSGDVFEHNSLEKKTSGRALEALKKLPVPVYLLSGNHDPLVADSLFYQAENMENVHVLSDSSPVEVRRGVEIVGAPLTTKRATYDVLGGALGALTPTDAIRIAVGHGQTEARTNDIVPDLINLDLAESKLADASVDYIALGDTHSTQAVGETGRMWYSGAPETTDFYEVATGGGETDSGNVLVVTAGKGTAEVAKIPCGAWIFEALTVSINSQEEAEAFISTLETYPDKSTTVIKYALQGTVSLATMKYLEQEIARLQPIFAALYERPRLMDFHVEPSDEELSDLGLYGFAKTTLEELAAADNQTARDAVNLLFRLSKEQ, from the coding sequence ATGACCGTCACCTTTTTGCACACCTCAGATCTTCAGATCGGAATGATCAGGTGGTTCCTTGATTCCGATGCTCAGGCGCGTTTCGACGATGCCCGCATCAACGCCATCACTCGTCTAGGGGCCATTGCGGAGGAGATGAACTGCGAGTTCATTGTGATGTCAGGGGATGTTTTCGAACACAATTCTTTGGAGAAGAAAACATCAGGTAGGGCCTTGGAAGCATTAAAGAAACTTCCGGTGCCCGTATATCTTTTATCGGGAAATCACGATCCACTTGTCGCAGATTCCTTGTTTTATCAGGCGGAAAATATGGAAAACGTCCATGTTTTATCTGACTCCAGCCCTGTTGAGGTTCGCAGAGGCGTTGAGATTGTGGGCGCACCGCTGACAACCAAGCGTGCTACATATGACGTTCTGGGCGGTGCGTTAGGAGCGCTGACACCTACTGATGCCATTCGAATCGCAGTCGGACACGGACAAACTGAAGCGAGAACGAATGACATCGTTCCCGATTTAATAAACCTAGATTTAGCGGAAAGTAAACTTGCTGATGCGTCCGTGGACTATATTGCGCTGGGTGATACGCACTCAACCCAAGCAGTAGGGGAGACCGGTCGAATGTGGTACTCGGGAGCTCCAGAAACCACTGATTTTTATGAAGTAGCAACTGGTGGCGGTGAAACTGATTCTGGAAATGTATTAGTGGTAACGGCAGGCAAAGGTACCGCCGAGGTTGCAAAAATTCCCTGTGGAGCGTGGATTTTTGAGGCGCTTACTGTATCTATCAACTCCCAAGAAGAAGCGGAAGCTTTCATCTCAACGCTTGAGACATATCCAGACAAGTCCACGACCGTCATCAAATATGCGCTGCAGGGCACTGTTTCACTGGCCACAATGAAGTATCTTGAACAGGAGATAGCACGGCTCCAACCCATCTTTGCAGCGTTATATGAGAGGCCTAGGCTCATGGATTTTCATGTCGAGCCATCCGATGAAGAACTCTCTGATTTAGGCCTTTATGGTTTTGCCAAAACTACGTTAGAAGAACTCGCAGCAGCGGATAACCAGACTGCTCGCGATGCGGTCAATCTGTTATTCCGGCTGAGCAAGGAGCAATAA